A stretch of DNA from Desulfomicrobium macestii:
TTGGGCGGAAGCTTGCGTGCATCGGTGGTTTGCATGGATCCGAATGTACACAATTCTTCCACGAATGTTAACTATTTTATGCTCGGATTAATAATTGCGCAGCTGCCTTCTGAGCGACGACCAGATCCCGTCCCTGAACCATTCCAGCCAGGCCTCCCCATAGCTGACGCGCAGGCCGCCAAGACCCGGCACGGCAAGGATGCTCATGGAAAGCCAGCCCTCTCTGCGGCCGATGCGGTTGACCTCCTCAAGGAGGAACGTACGCAATCCTTCCGGGGTCAAAAGGCCGGTCTCGGTGTCAAGAAGCCGGGACGCTCCGAAGTCGCGACACGCGGACATGGCGCGCAGGCCGCGCTTGATCTTCCACTCGAGTTCAAGATCCATCCACGTTCCGAGCATGTAGTCGTCGATGTCGTCGGCGCTGGTGAAGATACTGACCAGATCCTCTTCGGGGCCGACCAGGATGATGTAGGCGGGAGCCAGTGATCGCCGGGCTTCACGGGCCCGCACCAGGGCGCAGAATTCCAGGCCCGAGATGTCGATGCCGCGCGAGGCGACCAGCAGGCAATCGTATTCGGTGTCCTCGCTCACGGCCAGGGCCTTGAGGTGGCCGCGCACATGGTCGACCTGCACGTCGAGCCTCTCAAGCACGATCATCATTTCCCGTGCGAGATCTTCGTCCGGTTCGACGACCAGAAATCGAAACCGGTCTTTTTCCTGGGGGGATGTACTCATGCGTGCGTTCTCTGATTCCGGCAGATGTGAATGGAAAATCGCCTGGATTTGACAAGAGTTCCGGGTAGCAGACGAGCGGGCTCCTTGTCCACAAACCGGGCGTCGGGCCTCACCTTAAGATTTTGCCCTTGCCCGCAATATTGTGTATTGAGCCCTGACCACAGCGGAAGCCATGCATGCATAATCCATTCAAATCACTAGACAAAGACCCATCCCTGCGGTCACGGCTGAAGAAAAAGCCCCCCCGTGGAAAAGCCGCGCCCTCCAATGCCCCGAGCCGTGACGACAAGGCCAGGGATCACAAATCCGAGGAAGAGCTGTTTCTGCATGCCTTCTCCGACGTCGAGCCCCTGACCAAGGGCGGCCGCGATATCGCCGGAATGCCCAGACCCAGGGAGGCCGTCCCGCCGGAACCGCCGTCCTTTGCCCGTCTGCTGGAAGAAAACATCGAATTCGACATGGAGTACACCCACGAATTCATCACGGGCCAGATCCGGGGTCTGGACGCCAAGATCTTCCGCAAGCTCAAAAGCGGGGAATTCAGCATGCAGGGGCACCTCGACCTGCACGGCATGAACACGGACCAGGCCAGGGTCGCGGTGATTGACTTTTTGCGGCGAAGCTACATGGAAGGCAAACGCTGCGTGCTGCTCATCCCCGGCCGGGGACGCAATTCCCCTATGGGCCAGGGCGTGCTGCGGCAGGAACTGACCAACTGGTTGACCCAGGCCCCGCTCAAGCGGATCACCCTGGCCTTCACCACCGCGCTGCCCAAGCATGGCGGAAGCGGGGCGGTCTACCTGCTCCTGCGCCAGGTGCGCAAGGACCAGGGCAAGATCGCCTGGGAAAACATCTTTACAGATCTTGACGGCTGATTTTTTCGAACATCTCCACCAAAGGACCAGAACATGGGCTTTTTCTCACGCATAAAAAAACTCTGGGGAGCCGATGGCGAACCCCGGGACGAGGCCATAGCGCCCCAGGCTCCTGAACAGGCTTCTGAACAGGCTCCCGAACAGGCTCCCACACAGGTTCCCGTGGCCGCGCCCACGATCCCGAAAATTGAAGAAGAACCCGAGGCGCAAACCCCGCACGCGGACACGCCGCCCCCTGCCCCGCCCGAACCGAAGCATGAGGCCGAGCCCGCCGCAAGAGCGGACGCGCCAGGCGTGGACACCGAGGCACGCAAAGAAGGCGGATGGCGCAGATTGTTCGGACTGGGCGGCAAGGCCGAAGAAAAGGCGCCCGCCGCTGAAAGCGCGCCGAGGGAAGAACCTCGGCCCGCTCCTGCCGCCGAAATGCTCTTCCAGGAAAAACCGGTCGCCAGGGACGAACTTGCACCCTGGCAGAAATCCCTGCAGCAGGCCCTGGGCGAAGCTGAGCCGAAACTCTCGACCTGGATGGTTCATATCCTGGACGGAGTGACCAGGCGCGGCGATGTCTTGTGGGAGCGGCTCAGGTTTCTTTTTATCCAGCTCGAAGTGCCGGCCGAGGAAGCGCAGGACTTCATCCGCCGCTTCGATAAATGGCTTCTGGACATGGAATACGACCATGTCGACGAGTTCCGCTCCGAGTTGCAGTACCGCATGGCCCTGGCCCTGGAACTTGAAGACGAGGAAGACGAGCGCAACAGACTTTTCCTGAAGCTCTCCGCCGGTCTGGGCAAGACCCGCGAGCAGCTCACCATGCGCATCGACCAGCTCCTGTCCATGACCGGCAAATACGACGACGCGTTCTGGGAGGAACTGGAAGAAATCCTGCTCATGGCCGACGTGGGCGTAAACGCCACCCAGGAACTTTCAAAGCGGCTGCGGCCCAAGCTGCGCCAGGCCGCTGAAAGGGACGCGGCAACCTTCAAGACCCTCATGAAGGAAGAACTGGCCTCCGTCTTCATCGAGCCCAAGACGCCAAAGGTCCCCCAGCTCCCGGAAGTGGTGCTCATGATCGGCGTCAACGGCGCGGGCAAGACCACCACCATCGCCAAGCTGGCCCATCGCGCCCAGATGCAGGGCCGCAAGGTTTTGGTCGCGGCCGGGGACACGTTCCGCGCGGCGGCCATCGAACAGCTGCAGGTCTGGTCCAAGCGTGTCGGAGCCGGGTTCTACGCCAAGGCGCACGGCAGCGATCCGGCAGCCGTCGCCTTTGAAGCCGTGGAATATGCCATGCGGGAAGGATACGATCTGGTCTTTGTGGATACGGCCGGA
This window harbors:
- a CDS encoding response regulator encodes the protein MSTSPQEKDRFRFLVVEPDEDLAREMMIVLERLDVQVDHVRGHLKALAVSEDTEYDCLLVASRGIDISGLEFCALVRAREARRSLAPAYIILVGPEEDLVSIFTSADDIDDYMLGTWMDLELEWKIKRGLRAMSACRDFGASRLLDTETGLLTPEGLRTFLLEEVNRIGRREGWLSMSILAVPGLGGLRVSYGEAWLEWFRDGIWSSLRRQLRNY
- a CDS encoding Smr/MutS family protein — encoded protein: MHNPFKSLDKDPSLRSRLKKKPPRGKAAPSNAPSRDDKARDHKSEEELFLHAFSDVEPLTKGGRDIAGMPRPREAVPPEPPSFARLLEENIEFDMEYTHEFITGQIRGLDAKIFRKLKSGEFSMQGHLDLHGMNTDQARVAVIDFLRRSYMEGKRCVLLIPGRGRNSPMGQGVLRQELTNWLTQAPLKRITLAFTTALPKHGGSGAVYLLLRQVRKDQGKIAWENIFTDLDG
- the ftsY gene encoding signal recognition particle-docking protein FtsY, with translation MGFFSRIKKLWGADGEPRDEAIAPQAPEQASEQAPEQAPTQVPVAAPTIPKIEEEPEAQTPHADTPPPAPPEPKHEAEPAARADAPGVDTEARKEGGWRRLFGLGGKAEEKAPAAESAPREEPRPAPAAEMLFQEKPVARDELAPWQKSLQQALGEAEPKLSTWMVHILDGVTRRGDVLWERLRFLFIQLEVPAEEAQDFIRRFDKWLLDMEYDHVDEFRSELQYRMALALELEDEEDERNRLFLKLSAGLGKTREQLTMRIDQLLSMTGKYDDAFWEELEEILLMADVGVNATQELSKRLRPKLRQAAERDAATFKTLMKEELASVFIEPKTPKVPQLPEVVLMIGVNGAGKTTTIAKLAHRAQMQGRKVLVAAGDTFRAAAIEQLQVWSKRVGAGFYAKAHGSDPAAVAFEAVEYAMREGYDLVFVDTAGRLQTKHNLMEELKKINRVLGKKLEGAPHRTILVLDSTTGQNALSQVKLFSQASPVDEIVLTKLDGTAKGGIIVAIALEFKIPISFVGLGEKMEDLRPFSGQEFASALFD